One genomic window of Macaca mulatta isolate MMU2019108-1 chromosome 8, T2T-MMU8v2.0, whole genome shotgun sequence includes the following:
- the ABRA gene encoding actin-binding Rho-activating protein: protein MAPGEKEREEGPAKSALRKIRTATLVINLARGWQQWANENSIRQAQEPTGWLPGGTQDSPQAPKPITPPTSHQKAQSAPKSPHRTPEGHGDGQSSEKAPEVSHIKKKEVTKTVVSKAYERGGDVSHLSHRYERDVGVPEPGQPENDIDRILHSHGSPTRRRKCANLVSELTKGWRVMEQEEPTWRSDSVDTEDSGYGGEAEERPEQDGVQVAVARIKRPLPSQVNRFTEKLNCKAQQKYSQVGNLKGRWQQWADEHIQSQKLNPFSEEFDYELAMSTRLHKGDEGYGRPKEGTKTAERAKRAEEHIYREIMDMCFIIRTMARHRRDGKIQVTFGDLFDRYVRISDKVVGILMRARKHGLVDFEGEMLWQGRDDHVVITLLK, encoded by the exons ATGGCTCCGGGCgaaaaggaaagggaggagggcCCAGCCAAGAGCGCCCTCCGGAAGATACGCACAGCCACTCTGGTCATCAACTTGGCCCGAGGTTGGCAGCAGTGGGCGAATGAGAACAGCATCAGGCAGGCCCAGGAGCCTACAGGCTGGCTGCCGGGAGGGACCCAGGACTCACCCCAAGCTCCTAAACCAATCACACCCCCTACTTCACACCAGAAAGCTCAGAGTGCCCCAAAGTCGCCACACCGAACGCCAGAAGGACATGGAGATGGACAAAGCTCAGAGAAAGCCCCTGAGGTTTCTCACATCAAAAAGAAAGAGGTGACCAAAACGGTGGTCAGCAAAGCTTATGAGAGAGGAGGGGACGTGAGCCACCTCAGCCACAGGTATGAGAGGGATGTTGGTGTGCCTGAACCTGGGCAGCCAGAGAATGACATTGACAGAATCCTCCACAGCCACGGCTCCCCAACACGGAGGAGAAAATGTGCCAACCTGGTATCTGAGCTCACCAAGGGCTGGAGAGTGATGGAGCAGGAGGAGCCCACCTGGAGGAGTGACAGCGTAGACACAGAGGACAGTGGCTACGGAGGAGAGGCCGAGGAGAGGCCCGAGCAGGATGGAGTGCAGGTGGCTGTGGCCAGGATCAAGCGCCCCTTGCCCTCTCA GGTAAACAGATTTACAGAGAAACTCAACTGCAAAGCCCAACAGAAATACAGCCAAGTGGGCAATTTGAAAGGGAGATGGCAGCAGTGGGCTGATGAACACATACAATCCCAGAAGCTCAATCCTTTCAGTGAAGAGTTTGATTACGAGCTGGCCATGTCCACCCGCCTACACAAAGGAGATGAGGGCTACGGCCGCCCCAAGGAAGGAACCAAAACCGCTGAAAGGGCCAAGCGTGCCGAGGAGCACATTTACAGGGAAATTATGGACATGTGCTTCATTATCCGCACAATGGCTCGCCACAGACGAGACGGCAAGATCCAGGTTACCTTTGGAGATCTCTTTGACAGATACGTTCGTATTTCAGATAAAGTAGTGGGTATTCTCATGCGTGCCAGGAAACATGGACTGGTAGACTTTGAAGGAGAGATGCTATGGCAAGGCCGAGATGACCATGTTGTGATTACGCTACTCAAATGA